From Ramlibacter agri, a single genomic window includes:
- a CDS encoding GGDEF domain-containing protein yields the protein MTDRLEAAPLWLGACVGAQLLVVVLCVVMAVAWRERPLLLHAAATLMSALALQALLAHWPVQPRAVLLLVLALAGLQLLDLVSHAGGLRTRRRWLLGASAVALPVLAALSTFSAWFAAGGVLLWLVVVLLVLQRAWLQSQPWAWWLAPGLLALLAAAGSTLLEQPLAGMAEALELAVLLTLWTGCIYIGTSWRGRLYGETRARIQARNTIDPLTGLATPLVLAERVQAARHLTKRYGHPSVLMIVHIENLPAIAHEFGPETAEAAVLAAASRVREALLRDGDVAARLAHARIGVLAEGAAPGQAAATVATRILSAGLKEPLAAAPAEYLRFRIALGPVPVDEIPPKLLLHRLNARLDAELQARNERRIATLSQDEMLVRTDFSTL from the coding sequence ATGACCGACCGCCTCGAAGCCGCGCCTTTGTGGCTGGGCGCCTGCGTGGGCGCGCAGCTGCTGGTCGTTGTCCTCTGCGTCGTGATGGCCGTGGCCTGGCGCGAGCGCCCGCTGCTGCTGCACGCGGCGGCCACCCTGATGTCGGCGCTGGCGCTGCAGGCGCTGCTGGCGCACTGGCCGGTGCAGCCGCGCGCGGTGCTGCTGCTGGTGCTGGCGCTCGCGGGCCTGCAACTGCTGGACCTGGTGAGCCATGCCGGCGGACTGCGTACGCGCCGGCGCTGGCTGCTGGGCGCCAGCGCGGTGGCTCTGCCGGTGCTCGCGGCGCTTTCCACCTTCAGCGCCTGGTTCGCGGCAGGCGGCGTGCTGCTGTGGCTCGTCGTGGTGCTGCTGGTCCTGCAACGCGCCTGGTTGCAAAGCCAGCCCTGGGCCTGGTGGCTGGCGCCCGGCTTGCTGGCGCTGCTGGCGGCTGCAGGGAGCACGCTGCTGGAACAACCGCTGGCCGGCATGGCCGAGGCACTGGAGCTGGCCGTGCTGCTGACGTTGTGGACCGGCTGCATCTACATCGGCACCAGCTGGCGCGGCCGCCTGTATGGCGAGACCCGTGCGCGCATCCAGGCCCGCAACACCATCGACCCGCTGACCGGCCTGGCCACGCCGCTGGTGCTCGCCGAGCGCGTGCAGGCGGCGCGCCACCTCACCAAGCGCTACGGGCATCCGAGCGTGCTGATGATCGTGCACATCGAGAACCTGCCCGCGATCGCGCACGAGTTCGGCCCCGAGACGGCGGAGGCTGCCGTGCTGGCCGCCGCCAGCCGTGTGCGCGAGGCGCTGCTGCGGGACGGCGACGTCGCCGCGCGGTTGGCGCACGCCCGCATCGGCGTGCTGGCCGAGGGGGCGGCGCCCGGCCAGGCCGCAGCCACCGTGGCCACGCGCATCCTGTCCGCGGGCCTGAAGGAGCCGCTGGCCGCCGCGCCGGCGGAGTACCTGCGCTTCCGCATCGCGCTGGGCCCGGTGCCCGTCGACGAGATTCCTCCCAAGCTGCTGCTGCATCGCCTCAACGCCCGGCTCGACGCCGAGCTGCAGGCGCGCAACGAGCGGCGCATCGCAACCCTGAGCCAGGACGAGATGCTCGTCCGGACCGACTTCAGCACCCTGTAG
- the parC gene encoding DNA topoisomerase IV subunit A yields MEQELLTLADDGDDGSGLDLATYAQRAYLEYALSVVKGRALPDVADGQKPVQRRILYSMYRMGLGFGAGNAGAKPVKSARVVGDVLGRFHPHGDQAAYDALVRMAQDFAQRYPLIDGQGNFGSRDGDGAAAMRYTEARLAKISNLLLDEIDEGTVEFVLNYDGSTQEPVVLPARLPFTLLNGASGIAVGLATEIPSHNLREVAEACVALVKNPKLPDEDLLALVPGPDYPGGGQIISSATDIAEAYGTGRGSLKVRARWKIEEMARGQWQLVVNELPPGVSTQKVLEEIEELTNPKVKAGKKALTQDQVQLKASILAVLDTVRDESSKDAPVRLVFEPKTSKISQDDLVNSLLAHTSLETSAPINLTMVGLDGKPVQKSLRQMLEEWIEFRHRTIERRSRHRLDKVLDRIHILEGRQLVLLNIDEVIRIIRNSDEPKQALMERFKLSERQAEDILEIRLRQLARLEAIKIEQELKELRGEQEKLEEILGSPATLRRLMVKEIEADTKTFGDARRTLIQAEKKAVAEVKVVDEPVTVVVSQKGWVRARQGHGHEASSFAFKSGDGLYGTFECRTVDTLLAFGSNGRVYSVPVSVLPGARGDGQPLTTFVELESGTQLVHYFAGSAKDWLLLSNSGGYGFLAQVENMVSRQKGGKSFLSLGTGETVCRPSQANVPPQAPATHVCCASTGKRILTFEISELKPMANGGRGLMLMDLEAKEELAGAAAYSRSVRIIGLGRGDKDREEVLEIRSLNNARGSRGRKGKQADLGFKPLSVVRVE; encoded by the coding sequence ATGGAGCAAGAACTACTCACCCTAGCCGATGACGGCGACGATGGCAGCGGCCTCGACCTGGCCACCTACGCCCAGCGCGCCTACCTGGAGTACGCCCTCAGTGTCGTGAAGGGCCGCGCGCTGCCCGACGTGGCGGACGGCCAGAAGCCGGTGCAGCGGCGCATCCTGTACTCGATGTACCGCATGGGCCTGGGCTTCGGCGCCGGCAATGCGGGCGCCAAGCCGGTGAAGAGCGCGCGGGTGGTCGGCGACGTGCTGGGCCGCTTCCACCCGCACGGCGACCAGGCCGCCTACGACGCACTGGTGCGCATGGCGCAGGACTTCGCGCAGCGCTACCCGCTGATCGACGGCCAGGGCAACTTCGGCAGCCGCGACGGCGACGGCGCGGCGGCGATGCGCTACACCGAAGCGCGCCTGGCCAAGATCTCCAACCTGCTGCTCGACGAGATCGACGAGGGCACGGTCGAATTCGTCCTCAACTACGACGGCAGCACGCAGGAGCCGGTGGTGTTGCCCGCGCGCCTGCCCTTCACGCTGCTCAATGGCGCCAGCGGCATCGCCGTGGGCCTGGCCACCGAGATCCCCTCGCACAACCTGCGCGAAGTGGCCGAGGCCTGCGTGGCCTTGGTCAAGAACCCCAAGCTGCCTGACGAGGACCTGCTGGCCCTGGTCCCCGGCCCGGACTATCCGGGCGGCGGCCAGATCATCTCCAGCGCGACGGACATCGCGGAGGCTTACGGCACGGGCCGCGGCTCGCTGAAGGTGCGGGCGCGCTGGAAGATCGAGGAGATGGCGCGCGGCCAATGGCAGCTGGTGGTCAACGAGCTGCCGCCCGGCGTGAGCACGCAGAAGGTGCTGGAGGAGATCGAGGAGCTCACCAATCCCAAGGTCAAGGCCGGCAAGAAGGCGCTGACGCAGGACCAGGTGCAGCTGAAGGCCTCCATCCTGGCCGTGCTGGACACGGTGCGCGACGAGTCGAGCAAGGACGCGCCGGTGCGCCTGGTGTTCGAGCCCAAGACCAGCAAGATCTCGCAGGACGACCTGGTCAACTCGCTGCTGGCGCACACCTCGCTGGAAACGTCCGCGCCGATCAACCTGACGATGGTGGGCCTGGACGGCAAGCCGGTGCAGAAGTCGCTGCGCCAGATGCTGGAAGAGTGGATCGAGTTCCGGCATCGCACCATCGAGCGCCGCTCGCGGCACCGCCTGGACAAGGTGCTGGACCGCATCCACATCCTCGAGGGCCGGCAGCTCGTGCTGCTGAACATCGACGAGGTGATCCGGATCATCCGCAACAGCGACGAGCCGAAGCAGGCGCTGATGGAGCGCTTCAAGCTCTCCGAGCGGCAGGCCGAGGACATCCTGGAAATCCGGCTGCGCCAGTTGGCGCGCCTGGAAGCGATCAAGATCGAACAGGAGCTGAAGGAACTGCGCGGCGAGCAGGAGAAGCTGGAAGAGATCCTGGGTTCGCCGGCCACGCTGCGCCGGTTGATGGTCAAGGAGATCGAGGCCGACACCAAGACTTTCGGCGATGCGCGCCGCACGCTGATCCAGGCCGAGAAGAAGGCCGTGGCCGAAGTGAAGGTGGTCGACGAGCCGGTGACGGTGGTGGTGTCGCAGAAGGGCTGGGTCCGCGCGCGCCAGGGGCATGGGCACGAGGCTTCGAGCTTCGCGTTCAAGTCCGGCGACGGACTGTATGGCACCTTTGAATGCCGCACGGTCGATACCTTGCTGGCTTTCGGCAGCAATGGCCGCGTGTACTCGGTGCCCGTGTCGGTGCTGCCGGGCGCGCGCGGTGACGGCCAGCCGCTGACGACCTTCGTCGAGCTGGAGTCGGGCACGCAGCTGGTGCACTACTTCGCGGGTTCGGCCAAGGACTGGCTGTTGCTGTCCAACTCCGGCGGCTACGGCTTCCTGGCGCAGGTGGAGAACATGGTGTCGCGGCAGAAGGGCGGCAAGTCCTTCCTGTCGCTCGGCACTGGGGAGACGGTGTGCCGTCCCTCGCAGGCCAACGTGCCGCCGCAGGCGCCGGCCACGCATGTGTGCTGCGCGTCCACGGGCAAGCGCATCCTGACCTTCGAGATCTCCGAGCTGAAGCCCATGGCCAACGGCGGCCGCGGCCTGATGCTGATGGACCTGGAGGCGAAGGAGGAACTCGCCGGTGCGGCCGCCTATTCGCGCTCGGTCCGCATCATCGGGCTGGGACGCGGCGACAAGGACCGCGAGGAAGTGCTGGAGATCCGGTCGCTGAACAACGCGAGGGGTTCGCGCGGCCGCAAGGGCAAGCAGGCCGATCTGGGCTTCAAGCCGCTGTCGGTGGTGCGGGTGGAGTAA
- a CDS encoding RidA family protein: MDIYEKLKELNITLPPVAAPAAAYVPFVRTGNLVFISGHIAKKDGKAWVGQLGKTLQTDEGKSAARAIAIDLMGTLHAAIGDLNQVKRIVKVMSLVNSTPDFTEQHLVTNGASELLGQVFGDKGAHARSAFGVAQIPMGACVEIELVAEV, encoded by the coding sequence ATGGACATCTACGAAAAACTGAAGGAACTGAACATCACGCTGCCGCCGGTGGCAGCCCCGGCCGCGGCCTACGTGCCTTTCGTGCGCACCGGCAACCTCGTCTTCATCTCCGGGCACATCGCCAAGAAGGACGGCAAGGCCTGGGTCGGCCAGCTGGGCAAGACCCTGCAGACCGACGAGGGCAAGTCCGCCGCGCGCGCCATCGCGATCGACCTGATGGGCACGCTGCACGCGGCCATCGGCGACCTGAACCAGGTCAAGCGCATCGTCAAGGTGATGAGCCTGGTGAACTCCACGCCCGACTTCACCGAGCAGCACCTGGTGACCAATGGCGCCAGCGAACTGCTGGGCCAGGTCTTCGGCGACAAGGGCGCCCACGCCCGCAGCGCCTTCGGCGTCGCGCAGATCCCGATGGGCGCCTGCGTCGAGATCGAACTGGTCGCGGAAGTCTAG
- a CDS encoding SDR family NAD(P)-dependent oxidoreductase — protein sequence MDLQLKGKLALVSGSTAGIGRAIATALAAEGAAVIVNGRSQASVDQAVREIAAATGNISVRGFAGDLGTAAAAEQVAKEHPGIQILVNNLGIFEPKSFEEIPDADWMRFFEVNVLSGVRLARLLLPAMRQANWGRIIFISSESGIQIPAEMVHYGVTKTAQLAVARGLAESLAGTGITVNSVLPGPTRSRGVGDFVEALAQGQGKSEAQVEKEFFQTMRPTSLIKRFATPEEVASLVAYVASPLASATTGAALRVDGGVVKSVF from the coding sequence ATGGACCTGCAACTCAAGGGCAAGCTTGCCCTCGTCTCCGGCAGCACCGCCGGCATCGGCCGCGCGATTGCGACGGCGCTGGCCGCCGAGGGCGCGGCCGTCATCGTCAACGGGCGCTCCCAGGCCTCGGTCGACCAGGCGGTGCGCGAAATCGCCGCGGCCACGGGCAACATCAGCGTGCGCGGCTTCGCCGGCGACCTGGGCACGGCTGCCGCGGCCGAACAGGTCGCGAAGGAGCACCCCGGCATCCAGATCCTGGTCAACAACCTGGGCATCTTCGAACCCAAGTCCTTCGAGGAGATCCCGGACGCCGACTGGATGCGCTTCTTCGAGGTGAACGTGCTGAGCGGCGTGCGCCTCGCGCGCCTCTTGCTGCCGGCGATGCGCCAGGCCAACTGGGGCCGGATCATTTTCATCTCCAGCGAAAGCGGCATCCAGATCCCGGCGGAGATGGTGCATTACGGCGTGACGAAGACGGCGCAACTGGCGGTGGCGCGAGGCCTCGCGGAGTCGCTGGCGGGCACCGGCATCACGGTCAACAGCGTGCTGCCCGGGCCGACGCGCTCGCGCGGTGTCGGCGATTTCGTCGAGGCGCTGGCGCAAGGGCAGGGCAAGAGCGAGGCGCAGGTCGAGAAGGAATTTTTCCAGACAATGCGGCCGACCTCGCTGATCAAGCGCTTCGCGACGCCGGAAGAAGTGGCTTCGCTGGTGGCCTATGTCGCCAGTCCGCTCGCTTCGGCCACCACGGGCGCCGCGCTGCGGGTCGATGGCGGCGTCGTCAAGAGCGTGTTCTGA
- a CDS encoding universal stress protein, translating into MTARLDAPVLALVDGSAPAANAAWRAALVARDHRVPLRLLHSGAAGGEHDAPRLAAALRERLVITVETPPCEGDPLTHAVRAAREASLLVIGSRRGNPLREFVLGTQAERLLRLCRGPVLVVKRPVTAGYRRVLVPVDLGAEASHVIATAGLFSRDPRMEVLHALRLDAEATLRLADASHEVLRRQRGTAEVRARLSLQELIADAGAGPNGARLAVTFGDAAASVLARERAMRADLVVLGKRQRGMLADFFLGGVTQRVLAAARADVLIVVTPAQAGARGAEASGRRPLVREA; encoded by the coding sequence ATGACGGCGCGGCTCGATGCGCCGGTCCTCGCGCTGGTCGATGGCAGCGCGCCGGCGGCCAACGCCGCCTGGCGTGCCGCGCTGGTGGCGCGCGACCATCGCGTGCCTTTGCGCCTGCTGCACTCCGGCGCGGCTGGTGGTGAACACGATGCGCCGCGGCTTGCCGCTGCATTGCGGGAGCGGCTGGTCATCACGGTGGAAACGCCGCCATGCGAGGGCGATCCGCTCACGCACGCCGTGCGTGCGGCGCGCGAAGCCAGCCTGCTGGTGATCGGCTCGCGGCGCGGCAACCCGCTGCGCGAATTCGTGCTGGGCACGCAGGCCGAGCGCTTGCTGCGCCTGTGCCGCGGGCCGGTGCTGGTGGTGAAGCGTCCCGTGACCGCCGGCTACCGGCGGGTGCTGGTGCCGGTGGACCTGGGCGCCGAAGCCAGCCATGTGATCGCGACCGCGGGCCTGTTCTCGCGCGACCCGCGCATGGAAGTGCTGCATGCGCTGCGCCTGGATGCGGAGGCCACGCTGCGGCTGGCCGACGCCTCGCACGAGGTGCTGCGGCGCCAACGCGGCACCGCGGAGGTGCGGGCGCGGCTGTCGCTTCAGGAACTGATCGCGGATGCGGGAGCAGGGCCGAACGGCGCGCGGCTCGCCGTGACTTTCGGCGACGCGGCTGCGTCCGTCCTGGCGCGCGAGCGTGCCATGCGCGCGGATCTGGTGGTGCTGGGCAAGCGGCAGCGCGGGATGCTGGCCGATTTCTTCCTGGGCGGCGTCACGCAGCGGGTGCTGGCAGCGGCGCGCGCCGACGTCTTGATCGTCGTCACCCCCGCGCAGGCGGGGGCCCGGGGTGCCGAAGCGAGCGGCCGGAGGCCGCTCGTCCGCGAAGCCTAG
- a CDS encoding class I SAM-dependent methyltransferase: protein MILPEHLQRITTGTLAHYNERAEAFWEGTRDHDVTQNIAALLRHIEGAPPFRILDFGCGPGRDLAALRARGHEPVGLEGSPPLAALARVHSGCEVWEQDFLALDLPGDHFDGVFANASLFHVPREALPRVLSELHATLKPGGVLFASNPRGKDEEGWYGGRYGAFHSLEGWRAFLAAASFQELEHYYRPEGLPREQQAWLASAWRKR, encoded by the coding sequence ATGATCTTGCCTGAGCACCTGCAACGTATCACCACCGGCACGCTGGCGCACTACAACGAACGGGCCGAGGCCTTCTGGGAAGGCACGCGCGACCACGATGTCACGCAGAACATCGCTGCGCTGCTGCGCCACATCGAGGGCGCGCCGCCATTCCGCATCCTCGACTTCGGTTGCGGCCCGGGGCGTGATCTCGCGGCACTGCGTGCGCGTGGACACGAGCCGGTGGGCCTCGAAGGTTCGCCGCCGCTGGCCGCGCTGGCGCGGGTCCACAGCGGCTGCGAGGTGTGGGAGCAGGATTTCCTCGCGCTGGACCTGCCCGGCGACCATTTCGACGGAGTCTTTGCCAACGCCTCGCTGTTCCACGTGCCGCGCGAAGCCTTGCCGCGCGTGCTGAGCGAACTGCATGCGACGCTGAAGCCGGGCGGCGTGCTGTTCGCGTCCAATCCGCGCGGGAAGGACGAGGAGGGCTGGTACGGCGGGCGCTACGGCGCCTTCCACAGCCTCGAGGGCTGGCGCGCCTTCCTGGCGGCGGCGTCGTTCCAGGAACTGGAGCATTACTACCGACCCGAAGGACTGCCGCGCGAGCAGCAGGCCTGGCTCGCCAGCGCCTGGCGCAAGCGCTGA
- a CDS encoding circularly permuted type 2 ATP-grasp protein codes for MDRTNESLFGAQAGETPAALAAALAPPAARGHYDELRGGISAPREPSELANHVPPQALPTAAWSRFFEHLGHEGFADLNRRTVNLQRQVRDNGITYNVYADAGGPQRPWSLDLFPLILTPADWQKIEAGVLQRVRLLERILADVYGPQQLLARNLLPPALVLGHPGYLRPMHGAEPAGGRRLHIAAFDIARDPNGAWWVVTQRTQAPSGLGYLLENRLITSRLFPEAFRELKVQRLAATYRALLESLVRACPAGGGEPRIVLLTPGPYNETYFEHAYLARYLGLTLVEGSDLTVRDQRLYLKTLKGLEPVHGVLKRLDDEFLDPLQLRADSHLGVPGLLQAVRAGNVLVANAPGSGFLESTALLGFLPALSRHLLGEELKLPALPTWWCGERAAMEAVLPQLGQHVIKATYAGAGAGAVLGKNLARRQLDEWAGRIVREPDLHTVQAYLPLSQMPTWKSAAAGDRIVPRSLLLRVFAVSDGAQGWRVLPGGLTRIATAESEIASMQRGGSSADTWVLTEGTVDTSTLLQHEHPAVDTPHRNRTVTSRAAENLFWLGRYTERTENTARLARLAIESLNGEDQNSQPLLAWLGELAAANALVLAAVPPATQARRVFERSLVAALGDVQGANSVGYNLSALRGAASGVRERLSQEQWNQIVQADQEFRRGCAACGTEGDYSSVDALRVLELLSAHTAAMTGAQTDRMTRDDGWRLLSTGRHLERLGFLAQALLCAFETGAVEDEAGYEAVVALFDSTITFHASYQQRHDIPALLDLLVLDRDNPRSLGWVAQTLRGRLAKLANMPPGKMPVMAMILPDPQAWTLDALCQRDAQGQPARLLELLRQCVDASYRLSDELTARYFAHADSSRHSVGA; via the coding sequence GTGGACCGCACCAACGAATCGCTGTTCGGCGCGCAGGCCGGTGAAACGCCGGCCGCGCTCGCCGCCGCCCTGGCGCCGCCCGCGGCCCGGGGGCACTACGACGAACTGCGCGGCGGCATCTCCGCCCCGCGCGAACCGTCCGAGCTGGCGAACCACGTGCCGCCCCAGGCCCTGCCCACGGCGGCCTGGTCGCGTTTCTTCGAGCACCTGGGCCACGAAGGCTTCGCCGACCTGAACCGCCGCACCGTCAACCTGCAGCGGCAGGTGCGCGACAACGGCATCACCTACAACGTCTACGCCGATGCCGGCGGGCCGCAGCGGCCCTGGTCGCTGGACCTGTTCCCCTTGATCCTCACGCCCGCCGACTGGCAGAAGATCGAGGCCGGGGTGCTGCAGCGCGTGCGGCTGCTCGAACGCATCCTCGCCGACGTCTACGGCCCGCAGCAGCTGCTGGCGCGTAACCTGCTGCCGCCCGCGCTGGTACTGGGCCATCCAGGCTACCTGCGGCCCATGCACGGCGCCGAACCGGCGGGTGGCCGCCGCCTGCACATCGCCGCCTTCGACATCGCGCGCGACCCGAATGGCGCCTGGTGGGTGGTGACGCAGCGCACGCAGGCGCCCTCCGGCCTGGGCTACCTGCTGGAAAACCGGCTGATCACCTCGCGCCTGTTCCCCGAGGCCTTCCGCGAGCTGAAGGTGCAGCGCCTGGCCGCCACCTATCGCGCCCTGCTGGAAAGCCTGGTGCGGGCCTGCCCCGCCGGCGGCGGCGAGCCGCGCATCGTGCTGCTGACGCCGGGCCCGTACAACGAGACCTACTTCGAGCACGCCTACCTCGCGCGCTACCTGGGCTTGACGCTGGTCGAAGGCAGCGACCTCACCGTGCGCGACCAGCGCCTGTACCTGAAGACGCTCAAGGGGCTGGAGCCGGTGCACGGCGTCTTGAAGCGCCTGGACGACGAGTTCCTCGACCCGCTGCAGTTGCGCGCCGATTCGCACCTGGGCGTGCCCGGCCTGCTGCAGGCGGTGCGCGCCGGCAACGTGCTGGTCGCCAACGCGCCCGGCTCCGGCTTCCTCGAATCGACCGCCCTGCTCGGCTTCCTGCCGGCCCTGAGCCGCCATCTCCTCGGCGAGGAACTGAAGCTGCCCGCGCTGCCCACCTGGTGGTGCGGCGAGCGCGCGGCGATGGAAGCCGTGCTGCCGCAACTGGGCCAGCACGTGATCAAGGCGACCTATGCCGGCGCCGGAGCCGGCGCGGTGCTGGGCAAGAACCTGGCGCGGCGCCAGCTGGATGAATGGGCCGGCCGCATCGTGCGCGAGCCCGACCTGCACACGGTGCAGGCCTACCTGCCGCTGTCGCAGATGCCCACCTGGAAAAGCGCCGCCGCGGGCGACCGCATCGTGCCGCGCTCGCTGCTGCTGCGCGTGTTCGCGGTGTCCGACGGCGCGCAGGGCTGGCGCGTGCTGCCCGGCGGGCTGACGCGCATCGCCACCGCGGAGTCGGAGATCGCCTCCATGCAGCGCGGAGGCAGCAGCGCCGACACCTGGGTGCTGACCGAAGGCACGGTCGATACGTCCACCCTGCTGCAGCACGAGCACCCGGCGGTGGACACGCCGCACCGGAACCGCACCGTGACCAGCCGTGCGGCGGAGAACCTCTTCTGGCTGGGCCGCTACACCGAGCGCACCGAGAACACGGCGCGGCTCGCACGGCTTGCCATCGAAAGCCTCAACGGCGAGGACCAGAACTCGCAGCCGCTGCTGGCCTGGCTGGGCGAGCTGGCCGCCGCCAACGCGCTGGTGCTGGCCGCGGTGCCACCGGCCACGCAGGCGCGCCGCGTGTTCGAGCGCTCGCTGGTCGCTGCGCTGGGCGACGTGCAGGGCGCCAACAGCGTGGGCTACAACCTGTCCGCGCTGCGCGGCGCCGCCTCGGGCGTGCGCGAGCGGCTGTCGCAGGAGCAGTGGAACCAGATCGTGCAGGCGGACCAGGAATTCCGGCGCGGCTGCGCGGCCTGCGGCACCGAGGGCGATTACTCCTCGGTCGACGCGCTGCGCGTGCTGGAACTGCTGTCGGCGCACACCGCCGCGATGACCGGCGCGCAGACCGACCGCATGACGCGCGACGACGGCTGGCGGCTGCTCTCCACCGGCCGCCACCTGGAGCGCCTGGGCTTCCTCGCGCAGGCGCTGCTGTGCGCCTTCGAGACCGGCGCGGTGGAGGACGAAGCGGGCTACGAAGCCGTGGTGGCGCTGTTCGACAGCACCATCACCTTCCACGCCAGCTACCAGCAGCGCCACGACATCCCCGCGCTGCTGGACCTGCTGGTGCTGGACCGCGACAACCCGCGCTCGCTGGGCTGGGTGGCGCAGACGCTGCGCGGCCGGCTCGCCAAGCTGGCGAACATGCCGCCGGGCAAGATGCCGGTGATGGCGATGATCCTGCCCGACCCGCAGGCCTGGACCCTGGACGCGCTGTGCCAGCGCGATGCACAGGGCCAGCCCGCGCGCCTGCTGGAACTGCTGCGGCAGTGCGTCGATGCTTCGTACCGGTTGTCCGACGAACTCACGGCGCGCTACTTCGCGCACGCGGATTCGAGCCGCCATTCGGTGGGCGCCTGA
- a CDS encoding GreA/GreB family elongation factor, with translation METTLQRERTLTHIDHVRLARLPCSEAMQEMLAGSELVAPRAVPPTLVTMRTQVLLRDLAWDAPPYELTLCYPEDADPSRGLISVLSPVGSALLGLQVGDTARWHGPQGRWGEARILAVLFQPEAHGDFGA, from the coding sequence GTGGAAACCACTCTCCAGCGGGAGCGCACGCTCACGCATATCGATCACGTCCGCCTTGCGCGCCTGCCGTGCAGCGAGGCCATGCAGGAAATGCTCGCTGGCAGCGAGCTGGTGGCGCCGCGCGCGGTGCCTCCCACGCTCGTCACCATGCGCACGCAGGTGCTGCTGCGTGACCTGGCCTGGGATGCGCCGCCCTACGAACTGACGCTTTGCTATCCCGAGGATGCCGACCCATCGCGCGGCCTCATCTCCGTGCTGTCGCCGGTGGGCAGCGCGCTGCTCGGGCTGCAGGTCGGCGACACCGCGCGCTGGCATGGACCGCAGGGCCGCTGGGGCGAAGCCCGCATCCTCGCCGTGCTGTTCCAGCCCGAAGCCCATGGCGACTTCGGCGCATGA
- a CDS encoding transglutaminase family protein, with amino-acid sequence MLLHVLHETAYDYVPAVRTAQHMAHLKPAHGGHQRLLDHKLTVDPLPAQQVEAVDVFGNTRTFFSLQVMHEQLRVLAESLVSTSAAPAPECELAWEDVRERMRYHRGSRYDPAAEFVFASPYVPRDDLFAAYAQASFAPGRPLLEAAQDLMHRIHADFEYATTATDVNTPALEALALRKGVCQDLAHVMLGGLRSLGLPARYVSGYLLTEPPPGQPRLVGSDASHAWVSVYLPGEGGGAAGTWADLDPTNDRAPGEDYVTLAIGRDYSDVSPMRGVIHGGANHSLRVAVTVSPSEAPAA; translated from the coding sequence ATGCTTCTCCACGTCCTGCACGAGACTGCTTACGACTACGTGCCCGCAGTCCGCACCGCGCAGCACATGGCGCACCTGAAGCCCGCGCACGGCGGGCACCAGCGGCTCCTGGACCACAAGCTCACCGTCGACCCGCTGCCCGCGCAGCAGGTGGAAGCCGTCGATGTCTTCGGCAACACCCGCACCTTCTTCAGCCTGCAGGTGATGCACGAGCAGCTGCGCGTGCTGGCCGAAAGCCTGGTCTCGACCTCGGCCGCGCCGGCGCCGGAGTGCGAGCTGGCCTGGGAGGATGTGCGCGAGCGCATGCGCTACCACCGCGGCTCGCGCTACGACCCGGCCGCCGAGTTCGTGTTCGCCTCGCCCTACGTGCCGCGCGACGACCTGTTTGCCGCGTATGCGCAAGCCAGCTTCGCGCCGGGGCGGCCGCTGCTGGAAGCGGCGCAGGACCTGATGCACCGCATCCACGCCGATTTCGAATACGCCACCACGGCGACCGACGTCAACACGCCGGCGCTGGAGGCGTTGGCCCTGCGCAAGGGCGTCTGCCAGGACCTGGCGCACGTGATGCTGGGCGGCCTGCGCAGCCTGGGCCTGCCGGCGCGCTACGTCAGCGGCTACCTGCTGACCGAGCCGCCGCCGGGGCAGCCGCGGCTGGTGGGCAGCGATGCCTCGCATGCCTGGGTCTCGGTCTACCTGCCGGGCGAAGGCGGCGGCGCGGCCGGCACCTGGGCCGACCTCGACCCCACCAACGACCGCGCGCCGGGCGAGGATTACGTGACCCTGGCCATCGGCCGCGACTACTCCGACGTCTCGCCGATGCGCGGCGTGATCCACGGCGGCGCGAACCACTCCTTGCGCGTGGCTGTCACGGTCTCCCCATCGGAAGCGCCTGCTGCCTAG